One part of the Dyadobacter sp. 676 genome encodes these proteins:
- a CDS encoding ThuA domain-containing protein, giving the protein MKPVFRGTLFKIISIAAIVVAGAAGFALHAMRRLPWQKPVFETAVPANCKATAPNAILVFSKTNGYRHASIEAGVKAIREEGKKRGWEVTATENGGYFNEACLPSYKAVVFLSPTGDFLTEAQQQAFEKYVENGGGYAGIHSASDCEYEWDWYGTLLGTRFRSHTFLPYPIPKAEIVTEPGSHPATDGLPARWAKKDEWYNFHESVRGKPGFQVLLTVDESTYPAFWPKAMRGDHPVSWARSVGQGRMFYTAMGHTASTYSDPAAMKHIMGGIAWAAGL; this is encoded by the coding sequence ATGAAGCCAGTTTTCCGGGGTACGCTTTTCAAAATAATATCCATCGCGGCGATCGTGGTTGCTGGTGCGGCTGGTTTCGCGCTGCATGCGATGCGCCGGCTACCCTGGCAAAAACCGGTGTTCGAAACCGCCGTTCCCGCAAATTGCAAAGCCACCGCACCAAATGCCATTCTGGTTTTTTCCAAAACGAACGGCTATCGCCACGCCTCCATCGAAGCAGGTGTGAAAGCCATTCGGGAAGAAGGCAAAAAACGCGGCTGGGAAGTAACGGCGACGGAAAATGGCGGCTATTTCAACGAAGCCTGCCTGCCATCCTATAAAGCTGTGGTGTTTCTATCCCCCACCGGCGATTTCCTTACCGAAGCGCAGCAGCAGGCATTCGAAAAGTACGTAGAAAACGGCGGCGGCTACGCGGGCATTCATTCCGCATCGGATTGCGAATACGAATGGGACTGGTACGGAACGCTGCTCGGTACACGCTTCCGAAGCCACACTTTTTTACCTTACCCCATTCCCAAAGCCGAAATTGTAACGGAACCCGGCTCGCACCCCGCGACCGACGGCCTGCCCGCACGATGGGCGAAGAAAGACGAATGGTACAACTTCCATGAAAGCGTACGCGGAAAACCCGGTTTTCAGGTGCTGCTAACCGTGGATGAAAGCACCTATCCCGCCTTCTGGCCCAAAGCAATGCGCGGCGACCATCCCGTTTCCTGGGCTCGTTCCGTGGGCCAGGGCAGGATGTTCTACACGGCAATGGGCCACACTGCATCCACATACAGCGATCCCGCTGCAATGAAACATATCATGGGTGGGATCGCCTGGGCGGCCGGCCTGTAA
- a CDS encoding lysylphosphatidylglycerol synthase transmembrane domain-containing protein: MMTYLKWLLKFSVTVALLWWVFHRIDVESVSQAMGKADKWLLALAFVPYLASRVTASVRLTTILHVHEIGLSHYGGMHLHWVSMFYGMFLPGGLGGDAYKLLRLKQHFPAHGTLLLTRILLWDRIIGFVMLGALAGLIAMVRFYDNIMVLAIPVLALPAAWILWWSARKWLPGILPVLGRILLLSFGTQTFQLICTGFLLYSLGGYCHLEEYALLFLASSIATVFPLSIGGIGVRELVYLRGSALLAVSEPIAVTVSVLFDIIVTTTAVTGAALVIGQRPDALPGVHPAGKDAEIALK; encoded by the coding sequence ATGATGACATATCTGAAATGGCTGCTTAAATTTTCCGTAACGGTGGCGCTCCTGTGGTGGGTCTTTCACCGGATCGATGTTGAAAGTGTTTCGCAGGCCATGGGTAAAGCCGATAAATGGCTGCTGGCGCTGGCATTTGTTCCCTACCTGGCGTCGCGCGTCACGGCCTCGGTAAGGCTTACCACCATTCTTCACGTACACGAAATAGGGCTGTCGCATTATGGTGGGATGCATTTGCATTGGGTCAGTATGTTTTACGGAATGTTCCTGCCCGGCGGCCTGGGTGGTGATGCCTACAAGCTGCTGCGGCTGAAACAGCATTTCCCCGCGCATGGCACGCTGCTGCTCACGCGGATTCTGCTATGGGACCGCATTATCGGGTTTGTGATGCTGGGCGCGCTTGCCGGTTTGATCGCTATGGTCCGTTTTTACGATAATATTATGGTGCTGGCTATTCCCGTCCTGGCGCTGCCGGCTGCATGGATTTTGTGGTGGAGCGCCCGTAAATGGCTGCCGGGCATACTTCCGGTCCTGGGCAGGATATTGCTGCTTTCTTTCGGTACACAGACTTTTCAACTTATCTGCACGGGTTTTCTGCTTTATTCGCTGGGCGGATACTGCCATCTGGAAGAATATGCATTGCTTTTCCTGGCTTCGTCGATCGCTACGGTGTTCCCGCTGAGCATCGGCGGCATCGGTGTCCGGGAGCTGGTGTACCTGCGGGGATCGGCGCTGCTGGCCGTTTCGGAACCGATAGCGGTAACGGTCAGCGTTTTGTTCGATATAATCGTGACCACCACCGCGGTTACGGGAGCTGCCTTGGTAATAGGCCAGCGGCCCGACGCACTCCCTGGCGTCCACCCGGCCGGGAAGGATGCGGAAATTGCTTTAAAGTAG
- a CDS encoding glycosyl hydrolase family 28 protein → MSLKNYLTFALLAIACPQLQAKDYRTSLFGIHSDGVTLNTRSIQYAIDFISQNGGGRLVFNVGRYLTGSIHLKSNVTLHLEEGAVLLGSLNPWDYDKKVWTAIVFAHDQQNIGITGQGIIDGRGRYIARNIVDMIHKGLIKDLFRQDRPEAETRPVLAYIRNCENVNIRGVTMQNSSSWVQIYDQCKNVAIDSITVDSKAYWNNDGIDIVDCDGVTVTNSYIDSDDDGICLKSHDASKVCRNVLVRNCTIRSSANGIKFGTASYGGFSNIKIYNVKIFDTYRSAVTLAAVDGGFVENVIVDSLKAYNTGNAIFFAHWGKGKREERENGKCEHFQYVCGGTCYQARCRL, encoded by the coding sequence ATGAGCCTGAAAAATTACCTGACCTTTGCCCTGCTCGCCATCGCCTGCCCGCAACTGCAAGCGAAAGATTACCGGACTTCGCTTTTCGGCATCCATTCCGACGGCGTTACCCTCAATACCCGGTCCATTCAATACGCCATCGATTTCATTTCGCAGAATGGCGGCGGCAGGCTGGTTTTCAATGTAGGCCGATACCTTACCGGTTCCATACATCTGAAATCCAACGTGACCCTGCACCTCGAAGAAGGTGCCGTGCTGCTCGGCTCGCTGAATCCCTGGGATTACGATAAAAAGGTGTGGACCGCCATTGTTTTCGCGCACGACCAGCAGAATATCGGTATTACCGGCCAGGGCATTATCGACGGCCGGGGCCGGTACATCGCCCGGAATATCGTGGATATGATCCATAAAGGGCTGATTAAGGACCTTTTCCGCCAGGACCGCCCCGAAGCTGAAACCCGCCCCGTGCTCGCATACATCCGCAATTGCGAAAACGTGAATATCAGAGGCGTGACCATGCAGAACTCGTCGAGCTGGGTGCAGATTTACGACCAATGCAAAAATGTGGCTATCGACAGCATTACCGTCGACAGCAAAGCCTACTGGAACAACGACGGCATCGACATCGTCGATTGCGACGGGGTGACCGTCACCAATTCCTACATCGATTCGGACGACGACGGTATTTGCCTCAAATCGCATGACGCGTCCAAGGTTTGCCGCAATGTACTGGTCAGGAACTGTACGATCCGTTCCAGTGCCAATGGCATCAAGTTCGGCACCGCTTCTTACGGCGGTTTTAGTAATATCAAAATTTATAATGTAAAAATCTTCGACACCTACCGCTCGGCTGTGACGCTGGCTGCCGTAGACGGCGGTTTTGTTGAAAACGTAATCGTGGATAGCTTAAAGGCCTATAATACCGGCAATGCGATCTTTTTTGCGCATTGGGGAAAGGGTAAAAGGGAAGAAAGGGAGAATGGAAAATGTGAGCATTTCCAATATGTATGTGGAGGTACCTGCTACCAAGCCCGATGCCGGTTATGA
- a CDS encoding choice-of-anchor I family protein: MQKRPLLALALAAALLNGCTDHFPQNPVQEDPSAFREVAGIDLGNLAAAEISAYDPVSKRLFTVNNEKAAIVDVLDLSAFPNITKLQPIDVSALGGVANSVAVSERKLAIALEAANKQANGSVIVLDASTLATIRQITVGALPDMVTFSPDGRFIVTANEGEPNADYSVDPEGSVSIIDVSNGYAVKTLDFAGFANAYGDLAPKGFRMFGPKATFAQDIEPEYIAISDNSQTAFVTLQENNGIAEIDLVNGKILNLHPLGTKDMSYILNSFDASDNDNKVELRNWPVKSFYLPDAISYFTVNGTPYVITADEGDAREYSTFDEQKRVSSLKLNPAYFPDGDELKKAANLGRLRVTSTRGDNENDGIYEELYSPGGRGFSIFHATDMKRVYESGNSLEQEAIKAGIYDDGRSDDKGVEPEGVTVGRINGRHVAFIAMERADAIGVYDVSNPAAPQFLQIIKTGDAPEGVLFIPSDKSPNGKSLLVTSNEEDGTVKFYQP, from the coding sequence ATGCAAAAGAGACCTTTACTTGCGCTGGCGCTCGCGGCGGCACTCCTGAATGGTTGTACCGACCATTTTCCTCAAAACCCCGTCCAGGAAGATCCTTCGGCTTTCAGGGAAGTGGCGGGCATCGACCTCGGTAACCTCGCCGCGGCCGAAATCTCGGCCTATGACCCAGTTTCGAAGCGCCTCTTCACCGTGAACAACGAAAAAGCGGCTATCGTGGACGTGCTCGACCTTTCTGCGTTTCCGAACATTACCAAATTACAGCCGATCGACGTATCGGCCCTCGGAGGCGTTGCCAACAGCGTGGCGGTTTCGGAACGGAAGCTGGCAATCGCCCTGGAAGCGGCCAACAAGCAGGCAAACGGCAGCGTAATCGTACTCGACGCGAGCACATTGGCAACGATCCGGCAAATTACCGTAGGCGCATTGCCGGATATGGTGACGTTCAGCCCGGATGGCCGCTTTATCGTTACCGCCAACGAGGGCGAACCGAATGCGGATTACAGCGTCGACCCCGAAGGATCGGTGTCCATTATCGATGTTTCAAACGGGTATGCCGTTAAAACCCTCGATTTCGCGGGGTTCGCAAATGCCTATGGCGACCTCGCCCCAAAAGGCTTCCGCATGTTCGGGCCGAAAGCGACCTTTGCACAGGACATCGAGCCCGAATATATAGCAATCTCAGACAATTCGCAGACGGCTTTCGTGACGTTGCAGGAAAATAACGGCATTGCGGAAATCGACCTTGTCAACGGTAAAATACTGAACCTTCACCCGCTCGGTACAAAGGACATGAGCTATATACTCAACAGTTTCGACGCCAGCGATAACGACAACAAGGTGGAGCTGAGAAACTGGCCGGTCAAATCGTTCTACCTGCCCGATGCGATCTCCTATTTCACTGTAAACGGTACCCCTTATGTGATCACGGCCGACGAAGGCGACGCCCGCGAATACAGCACGTTCGACGAGCAGAAACGCGTGAGTTCGCTCAAACTGAACCCTGCATATTTCCCCGACGGCGACGAACTTAAAAAGGCCGCCAATTTGGGTCGCCTGCGCGTAACAAGCACACGGGGCGACAATGAAAACGACGGAATATACGAAGAGCTTTACAGCCCCGGCGGACGCGGTTTCAGCATATTCCACGCGACCGACATGAAGCGCGTGTACGAGTCGGGCAACTCGCTTGAACAGGAAGCGATCAAAGCGGGCATTTACGACGACGGCCGTTCCGACGACAAAGGTGTGGAGCCGGAAGGCGTTACGGTCGGCCGGATAAACGGCAGGCATGTCGCATTCATTGCCATGGAACGTGCGGATGCGATCGGCGTTTACGACGTAAGCAACCCCGCCGCGCCGCAGTTTCTGCAAATCATCAAAACCGGCGACGCGCCCGAAGGCGTCCTGTTCATACCTTCGGATAAGAGCCCGAACGGCAAAAGCCTGCTGGTGACCAGCAATGAGGAAGACGGTACTGTAAAGTTTTATCAGCCATAG
- a CDS encoding glycosyltransferase family 39 protein has translation MQTRPLYIRYLYAGLILAIYILGLLLPLFDNDSAHHALIGMHMHLTGDYVSLIDRGHDYLDKPHMLFWLSALGDYLLGIGTLSYKLPSLLLAIPGIYATYRLASRLYSARAGQHAVLILVSTQAYILAHNDVRMDALLLSFIITATWLLYEYTVTLKPRWLIAGTAVLALSFSTKGMSGAALPVIAIGSQLLYTRNWRFLFSFKWAWGIPLFFLFISPVLYCYYLQFDLHPEKVIRGMTRISGVAFILFHQNTERLAGVNWGSSGGNDPFLFFHSLLWALLPWCLLGYWAVFRRAGELVRRRFSKEDDGEILSWAAIVIMFCILTSSNFRLPHYLNILFPFFAILIAGELGKVRSGTRESRVLTGVQMFVAVVVLLLGLFINLYLFPVKAYAIVLLAIPALYLVVYEWRVTRGWPDRLIGISLSASIFVNVLMNGNFYYEIQRYQAGQHIAAKISDLGLDENNIYVMNWESPTLNYYSGYFYAEADSASLTARDDFWVVGPIDEIFALQKAGGLKAREAYHYLDFDTTKLRAGFINPETRRESCRNIGLVYLKRD, from the coding sequence ATGCAAACACGACCCCTTTACATCCGGTACCTGTACGCCGGCCTTATTCTCGCGATTTACATCCTCGGGCTTCTGCTCCCGCTCTTCGATAACGACAGCGCCCACCACGCACTCATAGGCATGCACATGCACCTCACGGGCGACTACGTGAGCCTGATCGACCGCGGGCACGACTATCTGGATAAGCCGCACATGCTTTTCTGGCTGTCGGCGCTGGGCGACTACCTGCTGGGCATCGGCACGTTGTCGTACAAGCTGCCGAGTTTGTTGCTGGCCATTCCGGGCATTTATGCCACCTATCGGCTGGCATCCCGGCTATATAGCGCCCGGGCCGGGCAGCACGCCGTGCTGATCCTCGTTTCGACGCAGGCCTATATTCTGGCACACAACGATGTACGGATGGACGCCCTGCTGCTTTCGTTCATCATTACAGCGACCTGGCTGCTTTACGAGTACACCGTTACCCTGAAACCCCGCTGGCTGATCGCCGGAACAGCCGTGCTGGCGCTTTCATTTTCCACGAAAGGGATGTCGGGCGCAGCTCTGCCGGTAATCGCCATCGGCTCCCAGCTGCTTTACACGCGTAACTGGCGGTTCCTCTTTTCGTTCAAATGGGCCTGGGGCATTCCATTGTTTTTCCTGTTTATAAGCCCGGTTCTGTATTGTTATTATTTACAATTCGACCTTCATCCCGAAAAGGTCATCCGCGGTATGACCCGCATTTCGGGAGTCGCTTTCATTCTCTTTCATCAAAATACCGAACGACTGGCGGGCGTCAACTGGGGGAGTTCCGGCGGTAACGACCCGTTCCTGTTCTTCCATTCGTTGTTGTGGGCGCTTTTGCCGTGGTGTTTGCTGGGCTACTGGGCGGTTTTCAGAAGGGCGGGCGAGCTGGTGCGGAGGAGGTTTTCCAAAGAAGACGATGGTGAAATACTTAGCTGGGCGGCTATTGTAATCATGTTCTGTATTCTCACTTCGTCCAATTTTCGTCTTCCGCATTACCTCAACATTCTCTTTCCGTTCTTCGCGATACTCATTGCGGGAGAACTCGGGAAAGTCCGCAGCGGAACCCGCGAAAGCCGGGTACTTACCGGCGTTCAGATGTTCGTAGCGGTGGTAGTGTTGCTGCTGGGGCTTTTTATCAACCTGTATTTGTTTCCCGTGAAAGCGTATGCGATTGTTTTGCTGGCGATACCTGCCTTGTATTTGGTGGTTTATGAATGGCGCGTTACTAGAGGCTGGCCCGACCGGCTCATCGGCATCTCGCTCAGCGCCTCGATATTCGTGAATGTGCTGATGAACGGCAACTTTTACTACGAGATCCAGCGGTATCAGGCCGGGCAGCATATCGCGGCGAAAATCAGCGACCTGGGACTGGATGAGAATAATATTTATGTGATGAACTGGGAAAGCCCGACATTGAATTACTATTCCGGGTATTTTTACGCCGAGGCCGATTCGGCGTCCCTCACAGCCCGGGACGATTTCTGGGTCGTCGGGCCGATCGACGAGATCTTCGCATTGCAGAAGGCGGGAGGATTGAAGGCGCGGGAAGCCTATCATTACCTGGATTTCGATACAACCAAACTAAGAGCCGGTTTTATCAATCCCGAAACACGCCGGGAGTCATGCAGGAACATCGGTCTTGTGTATCTGAAAAGGGACTAA
- a CDS encoding glycosyltransferase family 2 protein, with protein MEGFFDLHASYDLFPEIEANAAGKSGILLSVVIPLFNEQDNVVPMLQAVRKALSGLNYEVVAVDDGSGDDTVGMLRQASDERLKVVRMTRNFGQTNAMAAGIAHSSGEYIATIDGDLQNDPDDIPGMLDQARNGQWDIVAGYRANRLDGWLLRKLPSRVANAIIRNLTGVHLRDYGCTLKIFKRESAERLGLYGELHRFIPVLGNITGARMTEVPVRHHKRRFGKSKYGLGRTTRVLGDLLLMVYMQRWMRKPMHFFGALGGTFFGLGMLLLVWQLFFLFSGTTGTLAGLSLVLAGVMVILMGLIAEMLMRSYYEGAGKTPYIIREIIGGTAVRNGHSLTSGRTAGEPVRS; from the coding sequence ATGGAAGGATTTTTCGATTTGCATGCCTCTTATGATTTGTTTCCCGAAATAGAAGCAAACGCCGCCGGAAAGTCCGGCATTCTGCTCTCCGTGGTTATACCGCTTTTTAATGAACAGGACAATGTCGTTCCTATGCTGCAAGCGGTACGGAAGGCCCTGTCCGGATTGAACTACGAGGTGGTTGCCGTGGACGACGGCTCGGGCGACGACACTGTCGGAATGCTCAGGCAGGCGTCCGACGAGCGCCTGAAAGTCGTGCGGATGACCCGTAACTTCGGCCAGACGAACGCGATGGCCGCGGGGATCGCCCATTCGTCCGGCGAGTATATCGCTACCATCGACGGCGATCTTCAGAACGACCCCGATGACATTCCCGGCATGCTCGATCAGGCACGGAACGGCCAGTGGGATATTGTGGCCGGCTACCGCGCCAATCGCCTCGACGGCTGGCTGCTGAGGAAACTGCCGAGCAGGGTAGCCAATGCCATAATCCGCAATCTGACCGGCGTACATTTGCGGGACTACGGTTGCACGCTTAAAATCTTCAAAAGGGAAAGTGCCGAACGGCTGGGCTTATACGGAGAACTTCACCGGTTCATTCCCGTGCTGGGCAATATAACCGGCGCCCGTATGACCGAAGTGCCGGTACGGCACCATAAACGCCGTTTCGGCAAGTCGAAATACGGCCTCGGCCGTACAACGCGCGTGCTGGGCGACCTGCTGCTGATGGTTTACATGCAAAGATGGATGCGGAAGCCGATGCACTTTTTTGGTGCGTTGGGCGGCACATTCTTCGGCCTGGGCATGCTGCTGCTCGTATGGCAGTTGTTTTTTCTTTTTTCGGGAACAACAGGCACCTTAGCCGGCCTGTCGCTGGTACTGGCGGGTGTGATGGTGATATTGATGGGGCTGATCGCCGAAATGCTGATGCGCAGCTACTACGAGGGCGCGGGCAAGACGCCTTATATCATCCGCGAAATTATCGGTGGCACGGCTGTCCGTAACGGCCATTCGCTCACTTCCGGGCGCACCGCCGGCGAACCTGTCAGATCCTAG
- a CDS encoding TolC family protein has protein sequence MRNKRILNWAGIAFIGLTYSACNIPTLPQKTENRSVPVSFNGSQDSTNTGKVSWKSFFTDPYLNALIDTAFKNNQELNITMQEIAISQNEIGARKGEYLPFVGLRGGAGVEKAARYTNIGASEATTDIKPGKETPDPLPDVNIQAVARWEVDIWHKLRNAKKAAATRYLSSIEGKNFMMTNLAAEIANSYYELLALDTQLAIIRQNIDIQNNALKIVRMEKEATRVTELAVRRFEAQVLKTQNMQYSIQQRIVETENRINFLVGRYPQPVQRNSQGFENLVPNIVQAGIPSQLLSNRPDIKQAELDLQAAKIDVNVARANFYPSLGLSASLGFQAFSPIYLARVPESIMGSLTGDLAGPVINRYAIRAGYANANARQIQAIYNYERTVLNAYIEVVNQLSNISNLEKSYDLKTKEVEALNQSTAISNRLFASARADYMEVLLTQRDALESKFELIETKMRQMNAMVNIYRALGGGWN, from the coding sequence ATGCGAAATAAGAGAATATTGAATTGGGCCGGCATCGCGTTCATCGGGCTGACCTACTCGGCCTGTAACATCCCGACGCTGCCCCAGAAAACGGAAAACCGGTCGGTACCTGTGAGCTTCAACGGCTCGCAGGATTCCACCAACACCGGAAAGGTAAGCTGGAAGTCCTTCTTCACCGATCCGTACCTGAATGCGCTGATCGACACCGCGTTCAAAAACAACCAGGAGTTGAACATTACCATGCAGGAAATCGCGATCTCGCAAAACGAGATCGGTGCCCGCAAAGGGGAATACCTGCCATTCGTAGGCCTGCGCGGCGGCGCGGGTGTCGAAAAGGCGGCCCGCTACACCAATATCGGCGCCAGCGAGGCTACTACCGACATCAAGCCCGGTAAAGAAACGCCGGACCCGCTTCCGGATGTAAACATTCAGGCGGTAGCCCGCTGGGAAGTCGATATCTGGCATAAGCTGCGCAACGCGAAAAAGGCAGCGGCAACGCGGTATTTGTCATCCATCGAGGGCAAGAACTTCATGATGACCAACCTGGCAGCCGAAATCGCCAACTCGTATTACGAGCTGCTGGCGCTCGACACGCAACTGGCCATTATCCGCCAGAATATCGACATCCAGAATAACGCGTTAAAGATCGTGAGAATGGAGAAAGAAGCGACGCGTGTTACCGAGCTGGCCGTACGCCGCTTCGAAGCGCAGGTTTTGAAGACGCAAAACATGCAATACAGCATCCAGCAGCGTATCGTCGAAACCGAGAACCGGATCAACTTCCTCGTAGGGCGCTATCCGCAGCCGGTGCAGCGCAACAGTCAGGGGTTCGAAAACCTTGTTCCAAACATAGTCCAGGCGGGTATCCCCTCGCAGTTGCTTTCCAACCGTCCGGATATCAAACAGGCGGAGCTCGATCTGCAAGCCGCGAAAATCGATGTGAATGTGGCAAGAGCTAATTTCTATCCCTCGCTTGGTTTGTCGGCCAGCCTGGGCTTCCAGGCATTCAGCCCGATTTACCTGGCGCGTGTGCCTGAATCGATCATGGGGTCACTGACCGGCGACCTGGCCGGTCCGGTGATCAACCGTTATGCGATCCGCGCGGGTTATGCTAATGCGAATGCACGGCAGATCCAGGCCATTTACAACTATGAGCGTACGGTCCTGAATGCCTACATCGAGGTAGTAAACCAGCTTTCGAATATCAGCAACCTGGAAAAAAGCTACGACTTGAAAACGAAAGAAGTGGAAGCACTGAACCAGTCGACCGCGATCTCGAACCGGTTGTTCGCCTCGGCACGTGCCGACTATATGGAAGTATTGCTCACCCAGCGCGACGCTCTGGAGTCGAAATTTGAACTGATCGAAACCAAAATGCGCCAGATGAACGCCATGGTGAATATTTACCGGGCACTCGGAGGCGGCTGGAATTGA